aaaaaaacaaacacaagtcACACAAAGAAGCTGGCAAAACACTTATTTGATCCCATCTTGACATTTCTAACTCACCTCCTAGATCCTCCCCTTTTGTCTATAGTCTTCACCAGAGTGCAAACCATTTTTGCCTCACAGCATATATTTTTTGACAGTCGTCTTTTATTAGCTGTGCCTGATCGGACATAAACATTGTGCTGGCACCTATAATGAGCCTATAGACAaagtataaatgtttaaatatgtaaagAAGTGTGCACAAATCTTAGACatgttagaatttttatttagatatttacagCTTTTGCATTAGGCTGAcaatagaaaatattattttacatgtccaaactttcattttgaaattaattactactactactactactattattattattattattattattattattccttttTTATCCAGGAACATCTCTCCTTCCAGGGAGAAAATGGCAGCAGCAACAAATAAGCCAATAAGAATTTTGTATTCATAAGGAGTCTAACAACAAACAGTATGgaccacacagagatctgatctcactaTCATCGAGTCCAACAGGGATTACATGAAGAGACAAAAAATGAGACAGGCTAAATCCTGTGCCAATATCTCAAAGACATTTGGAGAAATCTACCTGAAAAACCTAACAAATTTCTACGCATTTgtgaaaaatgctttaaattaaagatgctttcacaaatcatttcataaatcatgtatttttattaaataatgtcataaatatttttttattattgttatagatTTGTGTTACTTAGACTTTCAGGTAGATTTTTCCAAGTGtattggagatgttgccacaggaTTTAGTCTAGATGATGGTGAGATTAGATCTGTGTGTGAACCATATGATTTCATACTCCCTGTGCATACGAAAATCCATCCATGTCACTTGTTCTAGAGTTGTATGAATACTGAAGCCTACAGATGGCCAGTCCATCACAAGgataaaaatctcactggactATTACAGTTAACTAATACAATTAACGTCttggttacgtatggtaaccctcgttccctgatggagggaacggagacgttgtgtcgagtagtgtacgacactaggggtcactcttgggagcccaaacacctatGACAGAATTGaaacaggccaatgaaattgggcgtgcagatttgcatagctggccacgccctgGCCATCTGGGTATAAGtagggcagcgtgtgcatctgctcactcgttctgatctgaggagccgagcgtctcaactcactcagaggcggtccagagttgtggcatgggagacacaacgtctccgttccctccatcagggaacgagggttaccatacataaccgagacgttccctatctgtcgtacactccgagttgtgtcgagtagtgtacgacactaggggtccccaGTCAAATCACGCCACAAGCCTGGCTGTGTCACGAGTGACCGGGCGCAGATAGTAACAAGCCAGCGTGTTAACATAAGTGCGACTCACCTCTCGTGACCTTCCAACGTCCAAGAACTGACCTGATACAGCAGTGTCCTGCAGCCGGGCCTGCCTCAGTGGAGCGGCTGAGTGTCTTGGCGGACGTTGGGGAAGTGACTATTTCCCGAAGGAAAAAAGGCACTACTGAGCTCACAACCTGCCCAGAGGGGGAGGGGggtataaaatgaatattattagATATGGAACCTGACGTGGGTCTCACGCTAGGAAAGACTACAAAATTCAGATCCTAGGGACAAACCTGTCCTTAAGGGAAACACCGCACCACAGAGAGTTATAGGTGGAATTACACACATGGGGCCACATaaggagccactacatatggggcacaaTCCCGACCAAGAGTTAGTAAAGTAACCATACCTTGTGTTGGGATTTTGTAGCGAGTTCCTCTGCCGAACTCTGCCACGTCCAGAAGTGTCAAGTGATGGAGAAGGTGTTCAGGCCCGCATCCACAAGCCAGTGGGAGATCCTTtgtttggagacagccttcCCCTTCGGCTGTCCTCCATAACAGACAAGGAGCTGACCGGAACGTCTGAAGTGCTGAGAACGTTCCAGGTAATGCGTGGGACACGGACCGGGCTGGGTCAGGTTGGGGTCATCTTCCTGGTAAGGAATTGCTTGCAGGGTCACCACCTGCTCTGAGGGATTGGTGGTTACCATGGGCACGTATCCAGGCCGGGTTCCCAGGACAACGTGAGAGTTCACCGGCCGGAATTCCAGGCACAAACGTTGACGGAAAGGGCTTGAAGGTTTCCCACTCTTAAGCAGGGGTGAGCGCCACCGGGGAGGCCATCTCCATGGAGAGGGCACTGAATCAACCGACTGAGGGCTCAACGGATCTTACTGTAGGCCGGAGAACCACAGACAGAACAAGAGGGGATGTGGTGCTACCAGGGAGGGTTCGCCTTCCGGGCACCTCTTAACAAATCGTGCCCCACCGATCTGCCTTCTACCAAATCATGGTGGCTGTACACAGACCTTGACGTAGAAGCCGAAAGGTGCCTATCCAGGCCTCCTTGGAGGAGGGATAGCACAGATTTGATGTCGCAACTCTGTGGGTTCTACCCTTAGGAAGAACGTCTGTGCCATTCCCAGGACATGCCACCGTCTGGCTCAGTCGTGTATAGGGTGCTTCCCATTGTGGGTGGAAGGTATCTGGAGGCTTCCTGGTTACGTTCAGGGACCATAGACAGAAGTTCCAGAAATCTGGGCGTGGGTGCCGGATTGTGCCCCTCCCCTGAGGAAGGAGGTTGCTTTTCAGGGGGGTGTGTCAGGAAGGCAACGATGGTAGGAGCGCAAGCTCCGAGAACCAAGATCCGTTGGGCCAACAGAGCCACCAAGAGAATCTGTTTCGAAACCTTCCCGACATTGCACCGTGTCTGTGCAATAAGGCTCACTGGGGAATAAGCTGTACAGTCCACTGAGTGTCAACGGATCTGAACCGAGGGAGTCCTTGGTCAGACCATATTACCTACTGCAATTACCTACGGCCGAAGCCCGACCCATGGCTGAGGCTGTTCCTTTAACCACCTTGAAGGACTTGCGTGCAAATCCTCGATTGAGGGATGCGAGGAGCGAGAGGTTCGCGAGGTTTTAACCCGGCGGAACCTTCCCTGCTTCCTAATGCTCGCCACTGATGCACCTCGCAACGGCCTCATACCCGAAAGTAGAAGGACCAGAGCGGGAAGCAGTCGGGGTGAGCCGCGGCTTCATGTAAAAGCATGCAGTTCGCGAGCAAAGCGAACAGACAGGAGTAGTCAGGGGAGAGAGCCGAAACCCGACCCACGGCTGAGGCTGTTCCTTTAACCACCGTGAAGGACTTGCGTGCAAATCCTATCACGGTGTTGCCAGAAGGACAAACCTGGGAAATGGGGGGTAAGAAGCGGACTTTAAATTTCCTGCATTTCTGACAGGTGAAGCCACAGGTGGTGCTCCTGGACCAACAAAGTGGACATCGCCCTTCCCAGAGCGTGCGCCACGACCTCATAGCTCAGCGAGCATAATTGGTATTGTACACAGTTCCCGTAGGCCTAGGTTGGAACCAGCCTCATATCGAACTCACAACGCTACGGCCCGAATGCCCAGAGGATGGCCGTGGCATGTAAGGAGGACGCAGCTCGTCCAGAAGCCGTGTAAGCCTTGCCTGGAAAACCCCGCAAACGCCCCCTCCGCCTGGGGAACCTCTGAAACCCCCTCACTGGACCCCCATCGAGGGTGGTGAAGGAGGAAAAGTTGGTCTATCACGATCcacccgtttttttttttttaaacgggctTTCTGCGATCCCATCGAAACTTCAGCTTTAAACAGTTCACGTCCTCCTAGCGATGCTGCCGCTAACCTTTTCCGCCCATTTTAGGAGCTCCGAATAAGAAAGTCAGCTGTACTGCCACAGACTAACAAACTCGTCCGAAAGCTCGATCGAGGGACGCGAGGAGCGAGAGGTTTGCGGGGTTTTCATCCAGCGGAACCCTCCCTGCTTCCTAATGCTCGCCACTGACGCACCTCGCAACGGCCTCGTACCTGAAAGTAGAAGGACCGGAGCGGGAAGCAGTCGGGGTGAGCCGCGGCTTCACGTAAAAGCATGCGGCTCGCGAGCAAAGCGCACCCATGATCATGTCCTTGCATCACATGAATCAAACACAAATGCTGCATCAGCGTGAGCATAACTCAACACTGAACGCAACGGTCGTGTTGATCGTTTGGGAAGGTAAGCCGCAACCAGGATGGCACAGAGGGAAAGACATGTTCACCAACACACAATCCCACCGTGCTAGCTCTTTTAGAGAAATCATTCTTTTAAAAGGAAGATTGCTCTTCAAGATCGCCGTCGACGCATGcaggggaactctcacaacacttatCTGTGTATGAGAAGGGAGAGACCGCTGCCTGTGCTGTAGATCCAACGACGAAAGAGGTGAATGTTGCCGCTTCTCACGCAGAGACgctgcattcggctccgaaaaacagaatgagtgagcagatgcacacgctgccctaCTTATACCCGGATggccggggcgtggccagctatgcaaatctgcacgcccaatttcattggcctgtttCAATACTGTCAGAGGTCTTTGGGCTCCCAAGaacgacccctagtgtcgtacactactcgacacaactcggagtgtacgacagatagggaactaTGTAAATCATTGTCTAAAAATTTGGGTGAAGAAGCTAATGTGCTTTATGCACAGTACCGTACTGTATGTTACAACATGTAATGTAACGTCATTTTCAGTGTAACTAATTGTCCTACTTACATGGTGTAAAGATGAATTCACTGATTTAACATTCAGTCCCTCCAGGATTTCGGGgatttttttgtgattgttgCGGCCTAAAATGCCAGATTTTGCGGCAGCTTTTTCAAAAAGTTGTGGGAAAAGTTGATTTTTCTCAACAGCATTGCATTACCTTATGATTTCACAAACATGTTATGAATTGTTCTTTGCAAGCTTACTCCCCCAAAGCACAGAATTCAAAAATTCtggcaaaatatgttttatttgctCATCAGAATAAAGTGCAAAGGCTATTTTTCAACCCTGACAATTCATGGGCAAAAAATATAAGCCCATTTCTTTTCAATTCAACTTGACATTGCCCAGTGTAAACAAGTATGAACCAACTGGATGTTCCTCcaacataaaatatgaaatgcagTGAATCAGTTGCATTAGAATAAAGTGCAAAGGCTATTTTCAGCCCTGACAATTAATGCGCATAACAGAAGTTTCAAAAAGAATAatcttgtaataaaataaattgtttcattaaataaaaaagcccatttcttttaaattcaaCTTGACATTGTCCAGTGCGAACAAATATGAACCAACTGGATGTTCTTCCAACATAGCATATGAAATGCAGACTAAAACACGTCAACAATCAAATCATTCATTAGAATGGTAAGACAAGTTCATTCTTCAACGCTAATTTCCTAAGTATCCAAACTGTCCTCCACTATATCCTCAGAGTCGGGCCCACAATCGATCTTGAGCTCATCCCTCTCAAACACTCCACTAGTGAGTCGCTGATTGTGGTACAAGAAGACCAAGGCTTTGAGGTTGCTGTTAGTGATTGATTTTCTTCTGCTTGATAGCACAAGCTTGTAAAGGCTGTTGCTTCTTTCAGCATCTGCTGAGTTCACAGTGACATCCTTGTATCGTTTGGCTAAGGCACTGAGGACAGGAAGTCTCTCGAGAAGCCCATCCCAAAACACATCTAGATCTACCACTCCACATGCTGATGCTTTGAGTGCTGCTGGACCCAGGCATTGGAAGTAGGCATCAAACTCATCATTGGGGACAGCACTGAAGCCTGGGATGTGTGTGTAGCCAGAAACACTGTCCTCCATGAATGAAATGTAACGAGGGTCAAACACTCTGACTTCTCGAAGGAAGTTGATGGCAGGTTGTCCCTCTGACATGTACTTGGTGAGTTTTTCTTCTGCATTGCTGTACGCTAGATGCACTAAGTTGAGGATGTGTGTTTTGGTGGCATGATGGACAACATGCTCAGCACAGGATTCATACTGTAACTCCTTGTTTGCAGTAAAGTTCATCTGTAGATCCTCGAAGTAGTCAAAAACCTTGGTGGTTATAGGTTTCCTACTCTGAAAGATGTCAAGTAGCTGTAGAATACGTTCACACTTATCTGCCATGATGCTGAGCTGAACCTGGAGACACTGAGCCATGTCTTTATTCTGTAGCATCTCATGGAGTCTCTCCACAGACTGCGGTGCACTGCTGCCACTCACCTGTGAAtagaattaaaacagaatttagtcCTGCTTCAACGCAATTTACATAAGCAAATCCAAAAGCAAAAACTTTAACATGTTTATTAGGGCACATGCTAGTGTAAACTGGGATGAATTGGAAACTTGTTATCATTGTGAGAATTTGTACTGAAAGGAGGAAGAGTCTTACCTTTATTTCCATCTCTATGAACTCCTTGTAGAGTTTAAAGTGCTCTGAGTGGTATTGCACTGCACTGAACCAGGAGTTCCACCGTGTAGCACAGGGATTTGGAGCCATGGTTGCCTTTTGTCTGGTAGGATGTTTTCCTGACATGAACTGGAGGTATCTTCTTTTCCGAGAGCCAGCATGGTAAAACATCTGCGAAAAGCTGAGCATGAATGCATTTAGCTGGTCAAAAGGTCTGCGGAAGGCATCACCGATGAGGTTCATTATGTGGGCCATGCACGTAACATGCAGTGAGTTTGGGAATAAAGACTGCAAAGCAGCTGTATATGCTTTCTTCATGCAGGCTGCATTGTCGGTGTCAAAAATTCATCCTTTTCCAAGGGTGCAATGAGAATGTTTAGAACACATCTCCCCTCTACATCTGGAGTCTCATCAAATATGACTGCAACAGGCTTTTTGGCTAAACGTTTTCTGAGTGCCTCCTTTTCTTTCAGGTAAACATTGCCTAGGTATTTTTCTTGCAGCTGGTGAAATCCAGGAATGGCTCCTCCATtcgttacattttcaaaaagaaaCTTCCTCATTGCTGGGTGGTCACTTTTGGAGAGTGGAATATTCAAGGCAGTACATGTGGCAACCCAGTCTTCACATATCTTAGGAGACAAAGAGTAAACAGAAAATACGTATTTGTTAATGACATTAAACAATTACTGTCTCCAGTACAGCTCAATGCACAATGTTAACCATTTTGTTTCTAAAAGACTGACCAgtacaaactttaaaaatgaccctgctTAGAACACTGTTtaaagcaggggtcaccagTGTGGTGCCCATGGGCACCAGGTAAGCCCAAAGGACTGAATGAGGTTGCCAACAGGCCAATTGTAAAAATAGCACAACTCACCAGTGAgatgtgtacaaaaaaaatagtgatAGTGTCTTCACTCACTATCACTATTATCTCCTCTTTATTCTTGCATTACTTGTCCACACATATGGTCACTTGCTTGgtaacattattattagttCATGCTTCACCCTTACAActcttatatatttatgttctgTAACTAATTTAgcttttactgtcatgttttattctttattcaggAGCAGCAGCAGGAATACTGATATCAATCAGTTTGTCAATTTTCCTTTTcccaagttttatttttatcattttattatgcaaactgaaaactaatttatttactttatggCCTTGTCCTGTTGTCTAAGTCATTAAAAAACGCTTGTTCTTCGAAAGGTTTCACTTTTCTGACAGCTCTGGGTTTGTTTGGAACCAGTGCCATATATTGAAAGTTACAACACTTTTTGAACTCGCCGGCACGCAGTCACGTGGTTCATGTAGCTCTAAAAAGCTCCAAACAGCTCGGCGCTGTCAGTCGGTTTGAACGGGTCCTGCGGGAGGCAGctcagaaatgtaatttttaattagagCACTCTGTTTGGAACTATTGAGGGCTCCATGAGTCACGTGACCGCTCATACAGCAAAGTCAATGGTTGTCACAACTCTGAGTATATCGAATGCTCTGGGTTTAACGAGGATCAGTTATGCCCCCCCTCTCCCCCTCGCGGCTTTCTGCACGCTCTGATCACATGCAGATCTGACAGCAGACAACCGCTGCTTCCTCAGGAGGCTGCAGCGCAGGTTCAATTAAGAAAAAATCTTAATTGAACCTGTTGTCCCcgtaaaatatttagacttttagCATCTAATGTAGGGGAAACACTGGAATAAATGATTGATGAAACTACCGTGTGAAAGCATGAAAAGTAGTTTTGTTAACTGCCCCTCTCAAACTCGCTAGCACTATCACCTTTGCCTACGCAAGGCCTGCCTGACAACTGACAAAAGCAAACCACCACAGACCTAGCTTTACAAACGTTATGAAGTTTTGTTGTTTACCTTGTTCCTTTCGCTGCTTGCGATGGATTTGCGAGCAACAGCTTCGGTGATAGTCACTTGCCGTGTCGGCTCTTGCACGGACATCCTTCTGGCATGTTTTGCTGTAGAGAAGTGTCGGTCAAGCGAggattttcttttcttatttcaCACAGTGCAAAATAGTTTCCCTCCACTGTCATGGAGAACATTAGGGAATTGCTTTGCACGGTCTTTCGCAGTGATATTTGTAGGTAAGTGTGATGTATTTGCGCTCATGCCTGCTTTATCTGATAAGGAAGTCCTTCTGTGTGAAAATAATGCCGTGTGCAGTGACGGACCAAACTGATTGGTCGAATTTGCGGTAAAGTCGCGGTGATTGGATGAAATTGCAAGGCCGCAAATAAATCGCGGGGATTGGCTGAATTTGCGTGAATTGGCGCGATCGCAACATCGCGAGTTTTATGGAGGGACTGAACATTACCTTTTAAAGCACACTGTGTCCCTTATTTGGTTTTGTCACTGCCCCTCTCCAAGTCACTCCAGATGACTCACTAAGCTTTTTCAACCATTCCTTTACTTCTGAAATCTCTGTCAGTGCAATTCTTAGCGATGCCTCAAAACTTGTGTGGTCCAGGTGTGATTCACTTTGTGTTCTGCACAAACGGTACTTGCAGAAGTGATATTTATACCCAAGAGGCAACCAGTTCcgtaaaagtaaaaagtcacCGGACAGAGAGTTCGCCCATTAGCATTATAACTGAGATGGCCCAAAGTTTACACACATAACAGTAAACCaggtttatttaatcaaaatacagggaaaaaaaaaaaaaacagtaatattgttacatattatcacaatttaaaatgctggttttctatttgaatatatttattacacaatccttcagaaatcattctaatatgcttaaatttattgtaaaatttgtatcaatgttggaacaaaaaaaaaaaataattgactgaccctaaactttttaactgtagtgtattttgttagaaaagatttctattgtgaataaatgctgttctttccaactgtttccaacactgataataaatcattatcaatattagaatgatttctgaaggataaggtgacactgaagactagagtaataatgctgaaaattcagctttgcatcacaggaataaattatattttaaagtatattcaaatagaaagcatgtaatttaaattgcaataatatgtcatgttttttcagtatttttgattaaattaaatgcaaagttcatgagcagaa
The Labeo rohita strain BAU-BD-2019 unplaced genomic scaffold, IGBB_LRoh.1.0 scaffold_2024, whole genome shotgun sequence genome window above contains:
- the LOC127159246 gene encoding CGG triplet repeat-binding protein 1-like, coding for MSVQEPTRQVTITEAVARKSIASSERNKICEDWVATCTALNIPLSKSDHPAMRKFLFENVTNGGAIPGFHQLQEKYLGNVYLKEKEALRKRLAKKPVAVIFDETPDVEGRCVLNILIAPLEKDEFLTPTMQPA